A region of the Drosophila subobscura isolate 14011-0131.10 chromosome J, UCBerk_Dsub_1.0, whole genome shotgun sequence genome:
GATACAATCTACAAGCACATTCCTATCACTCTTGTATCATATTTTCagatttatttcaattaacttgACTTCATATTGGAATCAGAGCTGCTTGGGCAGACATCCTGCTTATGTTTTGCGGGACACACTAACTACCCCTTTGGTTAACCGAGAGAGCTCTGGGGTTAGGGTAACCACAATTCCCCGGGAAACACCTACTAACTGACCCACCCAAACAATGCATTGGTGGGACGATGACAGTTTCGTATCGGATCAACCCTTCGGGCAAACAGCGGAACCCGGACACATCGTTGGCGATACTAAGCAAATAAACagggaaatactcgtactataTTGTGTGTCTCGTTCTGGTCAGGTCACCCCTGCGTAAAAAACTGCCCCCCTCAATGCTGAACCCCTCAATGCTGCACCCCTCAATGCTGCACTTGAACTGCGTGCAATATATGCAGTTGATGTTTTTTACCAGACTGCAACATTTCGccttttgttcgctttttttgcctttgctgcctgcttcAACCCCTCAGCTCGGCGAcgaaaaaatatctaaattaTGAACTATGACAAATATTATATTACCAGAGGCGGTAACAcgcctcttcctctccctctctcaatGGGTGATTAATCATTGTGgtgaaaagcaaagaaaccaaagagaaatgataaaaaaaacattgcattttgttggccattttgtCAACTTTGTTGCTCCAAAGCAGCGCTCCCTGCTGGAGAGTGCAGCCAGGGCCATGAACAATTTATTGCCGTAAGCCGATTACTGAGCAGTCCTCTTCCTATCAGTTCCACTGTTCCACGTTCCACGTTCCCCATCCCCTTTACACGTTCCCTCTGTCCGCTAAGTAGGcaactctggctctggcttcgtGTCGACACCGCTCAAAGTGGTCACATTAAGTAAGCTTAGGTCTTAGCAGTTCTTTTTGCCTCTCAGCTCTGTTTGCTGATAGCCCCTACTAGTGTCCGGCCAGGAGTAGTTCCATGGTAGAAGGGTTgaggcaattaaaattgaaatcgCACTGAagctttgctttgatttgttgACCTGAGCTAATTACCGCTTAAATGGATTTAGCAACACTCCACAGAATGGAGGAGCAGCGCTACTTGTGTGCTTCTAATGGTTATATCATGTGGAAGGTAATCAGAAATGTTTTCAGTTGGAGCTGCTGTGCCTTTGGCTCTGCTGCCATGCCATCACTTTTCATTCTAACTGTAATCTTTGGCACATCTAATGGGACAGATCTGACCCAATTTATGGACAGGAAATGCTGGACAAATCGAGCTGGATCATTGAGCGCAACTGTTGTTCGGACCCTGCAGCACACTTCACCCTCATAAGGTAGCTGCTTAACGATCTGTTGTCCCGAATCGCCTGGTCAGAATAATTGCAAATGCTTCCAACATTTGACAGGGGGCCGGCCAATAATGCACTTgaaaatacgagtacgagtcaGAGTACTCGAACTCgtaataaaaacgaaaactgaCTCGAAATTTGTACTGTTTCTCGATGCGGGACATTAATGGGATCGTATCGACCCATCGATGGAGAGTGAAATTATGAAAGTGCATCCGTGTATCCGTAAATCTAAAGTGACGCATGCGTTGCGGGAAAATGGATTTCCAGAActgcgcaacagcagcaggaaaagcagGAAAGGCAGGaaaagcagctgccactgttTGGCACACCCTAAAAAGGGAGTGGAAGAGGGTAAggggaaatggaaaggaaaaCCACCCCGATGATCCGAAGCTAAGGGTTTGCTAAGCCATCAGCCCAGCATCATTATTATCCTGATCGAACGCAAATGTGTTAATTCCGCATACTCGTAGTACGCTCTGCCCTTCTGGGATGCTTCTCCCTTCTTTTATCAATCTGCCACTCGACTCTGGGcgctgcatgccacatgcatgTGCACCACATGCCAGTAGGACAAGAGCAGGAGAACTTGTAATTTATGCCCAGAAAGCATCCATTATGAAAACATCAACAGACATTGTGCAAATCAAGCAATTATCGTTGGAAATATTCCAACATAATTATCAGGCGTTAGAGGATTGTGCTGGATCAGGCTTCCTCCATCCTTCGTCCCTCGTCCTCTGGGGTTGGGTTAAAGCAAAAAAGGCACGCGATGTGCTTCGGTCTTTGGcctttgagtgtgtgtgaaaaagtGTTGCCTAATGGCTGTCAAAGaggcgctgccgctgttgctggtCCAAAATCCATTAGAGATCATTTAGGCATTTCAAAAAGTTATTTCATATCAAGATTGAATGGAGCCGAACGGACTGTTAGTAGcatttaaagtaaatatttgaattccccatatttaaagaatttttcatattttttaccatttatttattggccaTTTTCAAGTCAATTTTCCATACCCACAGGCGCTGACTTTACTCATTAATAATTTCTTGGAAAAATGCTTGGACTTTGTCCAGCTCAAAAATTCCAATTTGGCCATTTGAATGGCCCCAAAAGTTGTGCCTCCACCCTCTAATCCGCATACAGAAGGTGTGATTAATGCCACCTAAAAGAgggaatgaaaataaatgaaatttcctTTTGATCTTTTGCAGACGGCGGCGGTCAAATGTCACAGCAACTACGCCACACAGGACTGGTAAGGAGCTCTGTGTCGGGCATTCAAGGCCCTGAGTCGGTGTTCGGTGTTCGTGGGGGCTTTGTGTATGCAAAATACATGACAgttaaatgaaaagaaaataaaatgtttccaaaacgcaaaacccaaacacacactcgctcgcAAACAAAGaggattttttgtgtgctgatTTTGACAACTTAAGTGCGGAGGAGTCCTGCCGTGGAGGAGTCCTCGCCACACAGAGGCAGATCTCGAGTGTGCCGTCGTGCCACACGGTTAGATATGGCCACATGCATATTTCGTTTGTCGTTCTGTTTGGGTTTATTTAGATTTCGTGCCTGGCAATTGGCTTGCCACACCCCAGGGTTATCCTTTAAGGATCAAAGTTgaaatttatacatacaaatgtcaCACCTCTCAAGGATTATGTataacaaagcaaaaataaaggaGCTGCAAAACgagacacaacaaaacaaaacaaatttctgcaTACTTCGGCATTGACTTTGGCTCTGGATATGTGTCATAtccatacacagacacacacacacacacccatccccccacacacacacacacattccctaCAAATGGTTAAAAAGATTATGTTGTGGGAGCGCAAAAGGAGaggaaaatttgtttttctttcttttttttcccatACATTCATTGTGCGTCCGCCTCTTCCTGGTTGTTCCCTCggtgttttcctttttttttctttggcaacAGCTTTCAATGCCATGTTCTCTGGCATGTTGTGActttggcctgtttgttgtAGTTATTCTcttggtttttgctgttgttgtttgtggttaATATTACGACATGTAacattttatgtgtttgttcCAACCACTCGTAAATATTGAAGATTTCTATCTAGATTCTACACACTTTAGATATGTGCCGGACACAAAGTTGCAGGACACATTGCCAGAGAATGGAATGTGCGATTGAAGCCCTTATAGGACTAGCCACATTTCTGTAGCTCCAATCCTTTGGCGACTATCTGAACGTTGCTCCTTTGAAGTCTTTCATGTTTGGAGTATTTTTGGACTTTGAATTTCCAGGGATACATCTGCATTATGCTCACATAATGCACACTCCCCATTTAATCTTCTATCTTGGTCCATTGAGATCacaattaatattttcatttaattagccGAGGCCGTTGTCAGCGTCGCTTTCTCTATGCCCAAACTAAACACAGAAACTTTCGGCAAGGGAAACTGGCCTAGTTTTTCCTccagagagaaggaaaaaagaaggaaaacgcGGGAGCGGCACTAAGCCCAAAAGATATCccaaagacacacaaaaccatGGCCATGGAGTGCCTAAAATTCTGTCCTCTAGAACTGCGACTAGCGACTAGCGACTACCAGAAAGTACTTGTACTATGGCTAATTATGTGTATTTTAACTTTTTGGCCGATGAAAGAGGAGTGGGGGAGGGGTTGAAGCCTGAAGCTCATACAATGCGACAGCGTCATCGCTGGAgttgcataattaaaaactttacaTTCCGCTATTTGAGTTGCTGTGCGCAAAGAAAAGATACAAAATGATGCTTCCCCACTGCCACTTGTTCTGCCCCGTTCCTTGGCTCTCCTTTCATTctttcctttacttatttttttgtactttcttTGCAGAGCAAATAATTGAGGAAAAGGAAGAGAGGGAGCAGGAGACAGGAgcagtgtgggtgtgggtgtggagcGGGGGGCATGGACAAGTTGTGCTCTCAGAGGGAAAACATCTTTCAGTTGGCCAAGGCAAATACTAGCGAGCCGAGGCCACAAAGGACCTTTTAACGCTGCAGAACACAAATGCAGGAAACAGGATATTGGATCATTTAGCATTAAGGCGGCGTCGTCGTTGTCCTCGTCGCCAGCCAGAAAAGCTCAAACCACCTCCCCCCTCACACCCGCTCAATGTGAAACAAGTTAAGCGCAGCGCGAACAATAAAAGGGGGAAGAtgctggagcggcagcagaaggagtGGAGCCACCAGGAACGCCAGCGAACGACTCTGACAAAAGGACAAGAACGAAACGCGTTACGCTTTAATAACCTGCCGCAGGATTAAGTCCTGTGCAATGAGATGATAATGCGGCGGAGCTTTCTCTGCGGGGAATCCctcccagccagccagcctgctcCTCCACGTTTGTCCTGTGTACGGCCTCTGTGAGACTCTGAGGATAATGTTGATTATGCTGGGGCGTATCATAAAAGTGTAGCCCAGGAGGCCATcgagcaaaacaaattatattacAAAATGATTCGGCAATGCCTCTACCTCCCTCTCCTCCCTCAATCACTCCCGCATTGCACATTTGCCTCCTCGCGGCCTGAAGCCGTGTCTTTTTGGTTGGTTAGGCACCAGGAAATTTCCTCAGAAGATTATGTGCTACaagctggatgctggatgctggatgtgTGGGTTCTATCAAAGACAATATAAGAGTTAGATGAGTATGGCAATAAGGGAGCAAGCGACGAGAGTTTAAACATCTAAAAATAGAATGcgcttgcatgtgtgtgaacACGCACGAGGCTGTGCAAAGCAAATGGTTTTActcatattattattattattatgtctTTGGTTGAACGATTTTGTCAAAGAAACTTTGAATAATGGGTTCCATAATTCTTGTTTAGCTCAAATCATTCACAACTTTGTTGCTCATTTTGCCCAAAATTTGAATCTCACTGTCAATGCGATCTCCGGGCTGCAGGAAGCTTGTTGGCCGCCTATACGCCCCGCCACCGGCTGGGGTGCCAGTCAGAATCAAGTCGCCGGGAAAGAGGGTCAGGAACTGGGACAGGCGATGGACGAGATAGTCAATTTTGAAGATCATATCGCGCGTGTGTCccgactgccgctgctccccGTTGACGAGCGTCTTGATCCACAGATCATTGACGTCGGGCACATGAGTCTTGTGGACGATGGTGGGGCCCAGGGGGCAGAAGGTGTCCAGCGACTTGCCGCCGAGCAGGGCGGTCCAGTCCCGTGCGGTGATGTCCTGGGCCAGCGTGTACCCAAAGACGTAGTTCATGGCTGCGTTGCGGTTTACCTTGCGGCACTTTCGCCCTATGACCACGACCAGCTGGCAGCCGTAGTCAATGTGTTTGGCCTGGCTGTGGGCCCGTATATTGTCCAGCGATCCGGTAATGGAGCTACTGAACTTGACGCAAAACGACGGCTCACGTGGTATGGGTATGTGCTGTTCGTCGCAGTTGTCGACGTAGTTGTTCTGCACCACCAGAATCTTGCACGGGTCATCGATGGGGGGCAGCAGGCGCAGATCCTTGTACACGTCCCGCACCTGCATGAATTGCAGTCTGTCCAGCAGGCTGTCCATGCAGTAGCGCTGCCGAATAAACGTCACCATGTCGTTGGCGGCACACGTGCTGGTCGACAGCTCCACCATCTTGCTGCCATCATCGGAGACTAGGCCCAGTCGCTTCACCGGATCATGCGGCCGCTCATACTGCATGAAGCGGAGACGCGGCTGCTCCCACCTCTGTGGCTCCGTCTGCTGTTGGGGCACCACCAGCAAGGCCGCCTTTTTCCACAGCGTTCTGCGCGGCTGCTGGGGCAGAATGCCCGCCAGTGTCctgcgatgctgctgctgattctgctgATCGCCGATGGCACACCATCGAGTAAGCTTCGAGCGAGAGTCAAACAAAACAGATTTCATATTCGTTCTCgtacttaatttaattttgtgtatCGTTGCGTCTCGTTGTGTTGGGTTTTTTACTAAAAGTTTTAACTGATTTTATTGGGGAGCTGGAAAAGCATTTAGAGCGCAGAGTACTTGATGAGTGGAGAATTACTCGTAACTACGGAAAATGTGCGATATTATTTATTCTTATTCCCCTTCATGGCTCAATCGATAGACAGTCATTGTGCTTAAGGTTAGTTAATCGGAGTTAATCTAAGTGTAAATAGTTTTCGG
Encoded here:
- the LOC117893529 gene encoding fumarylacetoacetate hydrolase domain-containing protein 2A, translated to MKSVLFDSRSKLTRWCAIGDQQNQQQHRRTLAGILPQQPRRTLWKKAALLVVPQQQTEPQRWEQPRLRFMQYERPHDPVKRLGLVSDDGSKMVELSTSTCAANDMVTFIRQRYCMDSLLDRLQFMQVRDVYKDLRLLPPIDDPCKILVVQNNYVDNCDEQHIPIPREPSFCVKFSSSITGSLDNIRAHSQAKHIDYGCQLVVVIGRKCRKVNRNAAMNYVFGYTLAQDITARDWTALLGGKSLDTFCPLGPTIVHKTHVPDVNDLWIKTLVNGEQRQSGHTRDMIFKIDYLVHRLSQFLTLFPGDLILTGTPAGGGAYRRPTSFLQPGDRIDSEIQILGKMSNKVVNDLS